The Tursiops truncatus isolate mTurTru1 chromosome 20, mTurTru1.mat.Y, whole genome shotgun sequence DNA window GAACCTCGCCATGGCAGCCTGGCAGGAGGCCGTTAGGAGCAGGCGCCTTGCCTTGGCCTCTCCTTCAGGTGCCCAGGCTGTGGGCTTCCCAGAGTCTGGCTGGATTTCCACGTGCCCATGTTTGGCTCCAGGGTGCAGATGTGGCTGCCACCTTCCCAGCAGCTGTGGGCAtggcctctcctcctcctctccccagggctTGAGCCTCTGTACCCGTTTCTTCCCCAGAGATTGGGGTTCCGAAGCTGCACAGCTTTGAGGCTTGGGGCCCTGGGCTGCCCCTCAGTGTGGGGCAGAGATAAGCGCAAAGCACCAGGCCTTGGACTCTGTGTCTGCCTGTCCTGTCTGGTTGTTCTTGGTCTGCCGTAGCCTGTCTGTCGGTCTCTCTGTTAGCCCGTGTGGGCAGCCCCTGACCAGCCTGGTCTACCTGTGATCAGTCTGTGCGCATCTGCCTGGTTAACGAATGTGTGTTTTGCTGCCCTGCTCCTGAGCGCGCTCTCCACCTGTCTGgccagcctgtgtgtgtgtctgtgtggccCCTCCTGCTTGCCTTCTCTTCTTGTGCTCTGAGCCCAGGGCTGTGGGTTCCAgagctctgcctctctctcctctagCCCCATCTGCCTCTTTACTTGACTCACCAGCAGCCCGAGGTCCTTTTCCCCAGGAGAGAGGAAGCTGGGTCTATGCGTGTGGGTTGGGGGAAGCCCTCTGCCCACCTGCAGTGTTGAGGCAGCAGGTACTGGGATTCTTCTCGGGGTATCCTTGTAGGTGGACCCTTCCCTCTGCCTTATCTGGTCTACTCAGGTAGTTGATGTCCGAAGCCCTTGGGGGCAGCAGCCACCTGGCCCTCTGCTCCCACGGCTGAGGCCACGGGCCAGCGCTCTTCCTACTGTGGGTGTGGCTGACCTGACTCCCTGCCCTCCATACCCAGGGCTTCTTCCGCCGCAGCATCCAGAAGAACATGGTGTACACGTGTCATCGGGACAAGAACTGCATCATCAACAAGGTGACCCGGAACCGCTGCCAGTACTGCCGGCTGCAGAAGTGCTTCGAAGTGGGCATGTCCAAGGAGTGTGAGTGCCGTGGGCAGGGCGGGGCCGTGCGTTGGGCAGGGCACGAGTGCCTGGCCCCTAAAGCTGGGTGATCAGGGGCttggggatgtgtgtgtggatgtgaaCGGCCGTGCTCGTGACGTGGTGTGCAGGCTTGTGGTTGAAGACGGTTCACCTGTAGCTTCAGGGACCTGTCTGTCTCACGAGTTGTGTGTCCCTGTGCGGACAGCCCTTCCTGTTCGCGTGAGGCGGGCTGCGTGTGCTCGCTCACGTGCATGCGTGTGTCTGCGCCCGCTGCCTTGCTTGCCGGCCCTGCTTGGCTTGGGGTGGGGCTCAGAGGCCTCCCCGAGTCCCTCCGGATTGTGCATCTCAGGACAGGGGTGCTGCTGGgtatttcttgtgtgtgtgtggggggggggccgGGGAGGTGCTGCAGGCATAGGGATCTTAGAGCCTTTGTCTGGTGGAACCTGGGACCGGGAGTTGGAAGAGAGGATTGAGACTTCCCCGATCCCAGAGGAACGGGGGCTTCCAGTTTGGGCTCAGCTGAGGCccgatggagggagagagggagggctggACAGGGAGACCCTCTTGTGTTGAAATCATGGGTGTTGCCGTGGTGACCGGTGATTGATGATGTCAGAGATAAATGACGCTGACAGACGCCTCCTTGTCTGCGTGGCCGTTGCCATGGTGCCTGAGccatgggggatggggtgggggagggggctgcaggacCCTCTAGCCCTTTGTGGGCAGGGCAGTGGAAGAAGGAAGCTGGGAGGGGACGAGGGGGGGACACGAGCAGCCCCAGACAGGAGCAGAGGGATCCTGCAGCACCCGGCCACCTCCTGCCTCAGGAGGAAGGGGCTGCGTTGTCCGGAGCCCAGGAAGTGGCTGCTGTGCGCTGCAGAGCGGGTGACAACTTGGGACCCACAGGCCTGGGACCCTTCCCTGCAGGGCCTGGAaccacctcctccctctgcttctgCCACCTTCCGCTCCCAGAGCTTTTCATCACAGAAGGGCCAGGGTGGGGACCCCCTCTCCCTTCCACCACCaactccccctttccctccctccttctcctctctggctGCTCTGTGCCCCGGAGCTGAGCAGCTGCCATTTCAATAGAATTAAAGCTTCCGAATGATAAACGTCTTGTCACAGCTGCAATTTTCTCTTCCCAAATTAtccccccactctctctctccctctctcttctctcccttgcACTTTATTGAATTTGCAGAATCGACATGAGTGATCTCCAAATTatgcctgccccccccccaccgctgcccctccctgggccccccacccccaccctctctTCCTCCAGCGTCAGCAGCCGCCGCCACTGGTCCTGTGAGTGATTGTGTGTCTGGGCTAATCGGCTGGTAACGACCCCATCGCTTCTTTAAAGCCGAGTGGTGTGTGCGGCTCAGCGCCCCCGGTGATTTGTCAGCTCCCCCGGCTAATGGGCCGAGAGATTCTCCCACCCGGGACCCCactctcaggctggggagccctACTCTTCGCCTGGCCGCCCATCCCCGGGACCCCAGGGAGACGGCTGCCCGGAGGGCTGGGGGATGGTGGAGGCAGGAGCCGGTCCTTCCTGGAGGCAGGGGGAgcgggaggcagggaggccgagCCCAGACGTGGGACACTCGGCACACGTGCCTTCAGCCCTGGACCCCCGCGCGTGCGCACCCGGAGTGTGAGCTGGAGTAGATGCGTGGGAGAGCAGGCGTGCGTGCGGTGGTCACGGGGCCCTGGGGCAGGCCTCGGTGTGTGGCCCGGGTGGGcacggcggggggcggggggggcaccGTGTGTTGCCGTCCCGCCTGCCTGTGCGCTCGCGTGTGTACGCATTCATGTGCGCGCCCCCGCCGGGTGGCCTCCTGCGCAGCCGGCTGCTCTCGGTCTGGTGGGAGGAGCTCGGGCTGGGGATGGACGGGCTTGGGGACGAACCGCCGGCCGCACTTGCCCTCTAACCGCGCGGCCTGGCCCTTCCACAGCCGTGAGGAACGACCGaaacaagaagaagaaggaggcgCCCAAGCCCGAGTGCTCCGAGAGCTACACGCTGACGCCGGAGGTGGGGGAGCTCATCGAGAAGGTGCGCAAAGCGCATCAGGAGACCTTCCCCGCCCTCTGCCAGCTGGGCAAATACACTACGGTACGGCCCCCCGGGGGCACCCCTTCTTCTGCCAGGCCTGCCCCTCCGCACCCCTGCCTGGGCCACCGCCGCgtcccctccactcccaccccgcCTCCCCTTTCTCCCCGCCGCCTCCCATCAAGGAGCTCTCAGGAAGTGAAGGCAGTAGAGGGCAGGTCTGCGGGGGCTGGTGGAGCCAGGCTGAGAAGGGTGCCACGAGGGGAAGGCCCTCACTCTCCCCCGTCCTCCCAGAACAACAGCTCAGAACAGCGTGTCTCTCTGGACATTGACCTCTGGGACAAGTTCAGTGAACTCTCCACCAAGTGCATCATTAAGACTGTGGAGTTCGCCAAGCAGCTGCCCGGCTTCACCACCCTCACCATTGCGGACCAGATCACCCTTCTCAAGGCTGCCTGCCTGGACATCCTGGTGAGGGTCTGCACCCTGCCCACCTGGGCACTACCCCCGTGTCCTTGGAGGATGTCCTGCCACTCAAATAACCACCTCCCTAAACGTCCATCTGGAATCGACCTGTCCAAATACCCACCCACCCAAATAGccacccttcctctcccccacgTGTCCACTTAGCCACTCAGCCCCCGGATGTGCACTGGGTCACCCGTATAGCTATACACGCATGCATCCACCCTCAGTCCATCTTTCCATCGGACCTTCCTTCCAACCACCCGTCTTCCCATCTGTTCAGTCTAATAAAGATTCTCCTGGGACCCTGTGTGGCCAGGCCTTGAACTGGGTGTCAGGAGCAGAGGTGAACACACCACTGTCCCCTCTCGAAAATCTTCTATTGGTGGAGGCAACAGATATGTAAACAGAGCTTGCAAAACTGTGATAAGCGCTggctggagatgggggagggctGTCCCCTCCCTGAAGGACAGAGAGCCACACTGCTGGACCCTAGGGAGGACGCCCCAGAGGAGGTAGCATCTAGGAGTTTGTAGAAGGGGCATGTGAAGCGGCTGCTGGTGTGGGACCAGCTGGATTCAGGGGACTGCAGGGCATCTGCTGGGGCCAGAGGGTGGGCTGGACTGGAGGCAGGATGGGGGCGGATGGGATGGTCAAatccagggctggagggaggactGTCCTCCCTGTCTTCCCTGATGGGCTCAGCCCACCTGTCCCTTCTGGACCACCTCTAAGGTGGTTGAGATGTGGAATGTTGTGGTGGGACGTGACCAGGCTGCTCTTCCTGATAGGGGTGGGGTGGCAGGTGGGATGCAAGAGGCAGGATCAGGGTTTGAGAGAGTTGAAGACAGTATACATTTACGGAGCTCTTGTTGCGTACCCAGTCCTGGGAACTGTAGGCATAAATCCTGTGGTCTTTGCCTTCTTGGAAATTCTAGTTTCCCTCTTAATTCTCTGCGTGGAGGCAGGATGAGCTAGATCAGCTGTCTAATATAGAGGCCACTGGTCatgtgtggctatttaaatttaaattaattaaaattaaattcagttcAGTTTTTCAGTTGCActtgccacatttcaagtgcccagCGGCCACATCGTGGCCGGTGGCTACTGTACTGCACGGTGCAGACGTAGAACGTGTCCAGCATTGCAGCAGGTTCTATGGGACAGCACTGGTCTGGCCGCCTGCCAGGTGGTCCTCGGGGGTTGCTGGTGCTAGAAGCGCTGGGGGATGTGAGTTCCTGAACCCGAGAACCCTCTGCACCCAGATCCTGCGGATCTGCACGCGGTACACGCCCGAGCAGGACACAATGACCTTCTCGGATGGGCTGACCCTGAACCGGACCCAGATGCACAATGCCGGCTTCGGGCCTCTCACGGACCTGGTCTTCGCCTTCGCCAACCAGCTGCTGCCCCTGGAGATGGACGATGCTGAGACCGGGCTGCTCAGTGCCATCTGCCTCATctgtggaggtgggcagggcgCCTGGGTCTGGGGGCCAGGCCCAGGGTGGTGGTGTGACCCCCAGAGCCTCTCCTGGGGAGAAGCTCAGGGATCATCAGATCAGAAAGGGACCTGTCAGACCCTTGTCAGACCCCTGTTAGAGGGGGAAACCGAGTCCCAGAGGAGCAGGGTCTGGTCTGCAGCCACACGGCAAGGGAGTCGTGATGGAGACCTGGATTCTGGTTCCGTTTCCAGGCAGTGCTCCTTGTAGGGGGCTTAGGAGTGAGGACTTGAAGGTCAGACCacccaggttcaagtcctggccaAACGTGTGACCTTCAACAGGTTGctgaacttctctgagcctctacttctgtaaaatgggggcagtaATGGTCTTCCCTTCATAAAGTTGATGGGAGGATTAGGGGATAATAAATAAGGCACAGTGTGCCCAGAGTAAGACCCAGTGAATGTTGGCTGctgtcattattttattattatgagtTCTACCTTATCAGGCTGGTGTCTAGAATAATGGGCAGGAGTGGGAGACCTGTCTCTACTTAAGGTGGCACTGCCTGTGTTCAGGGATCCCACCTCCATGAACTTGGCTCTCAGGGGGACCTTTGGGCaacccctgtccccagcccctctTTGCTCACATCTGAGAGCCTCTCAGGGCCTTTCTGTGTGGGGAccgcccccgccctccccccgccccccagcagaGAAGCTCAGCCCGTGGTCTGGGCAGGCGTGCCCCCTGGTGGTCAAGGCTGGAAGTGCAGCTGTGATCCTCGCTGGGCTAGGGCAGCTACTCAGCCGGCATTTCTGCTTCCTCAGACCGGCAGGACCTGGAGCAGCCAGACAGGGTGGACATGCTTCAGGAGCCGCTGCTTGAGGCACTGAAGGTCTATGTGCGGAAACGGAGGCCCAGCCGCCCACACATGTTCCCCAAGATGCTGATGAAGATCACAGACCTGCGAAGCATCAGTGCTAAGGGTGAGGCTCCCACACCTGGAGATGCCCCATGTGTCTGCTGGGGCTGGGCCCCAACACCTGGCCCAGGACCCACCGTCCACGTCCAGGGTCAGGCCTCCTGCATCTGAGCTGACATCCCACGTCTTTGTGCCCATGTGATGCCCCACTCACCGGACCCCACCTTGCCTAGGTGGGTGACCCCTGCCTGTGAGCCCCAAGGTGGCAGTGTCATCTTTGCATGGTGGTtaagggctctggagccagactgtgtGGGTGTGTGTCCTTGAGCAGGTCAGACAGCagctcggagcctcagtttcccatctgagGAGTGGGGATAATGATGGTGTTTACAGAGTTGTTTCGAGATGTCAGTAGGAGAGTCCACAGCACACAGCGCATAGGAAGGGCCCAGTGTcaagcccaggcagtctgaccccagagcccgaGTTTGGGACCACTTTGCCCTGCCGCCCCTCAGCCGTGGGGGCTTAGGAGGGCTGCCTTATGTCAAAGAGCTGAGCCCCGAGTTCAGTGCACGGTGGAAGCTGATATGGGTAGTActgaccctcccaccccctccaccctccctcctggaGCCACAATTGCTTGTGGGGCTGGAGGAGCAGGGCGGGCATGCTGACCTCTGTCCCTCCTTTCCTGCAGGGGCTGAGCGGGTCATCACGCTGAAGATGGAGATCCCGGGCTCCATGCCACCTCTCATCCAGGAAATGTTGGAGAACTCAGAGGGCCTGGACACTCTGAGCGGACAAGCGGGGGGCGGAGGGCGGGATGGGGGTGGCCTGGCTCCCCCGCCCGGCAGCTgcagccccagcctcagccccagctcAAACAGAAGCAGCCCGGCCACGCACTCCCCATGACTGCCCGTGGACACAGCCCTTGCCCCGTGCCCTGGCTTTTCTCTGCCTTTCTACCAACCATGCGAcccctgccagccctgccccccacctgtcCTCCCTTCCCTGGGGGACCGGAGGGAGGCGGTGGCGACTCTTCGGACAGAGGCCCGGGCCTGCGATGGACTGCCCGCTCCTGCAGATGTCAGGGCTGACATCGGGGGCAAGGACTGAGTGAGGACCCCTGGTCCCGGGCCTCAGGATGGGGCCCGGGGGCCTCGTGTTCATCAAGACacccctctgcccacctctccacatcttcatcaccAGCAAATGCCAGGACCTGGCTCCCCCATCCTCAGAACTCACAAGCCATTGCCCCCCCGTTGGGGAGCCCCCCTGCCTCGGTTGGTGACAGAGGGGGTGGGCCGGGGTGGGGGACTCCCCCTGTACATACCCTGCCGTACCAACCCCCAGGTATTAATTcttgctggttttgtttttattttaatttttttttttttggttttgatttttttaataagaattttcattttaagcaCATTTATACTGAAGGAATCTGTGCGGTGTATTGGGGGGAGCTGGATTCAGAGCTGGAGGGGGGtgggtcctgggggaggggagtggctCAGAAGGGGCCCCCTCTCTCCCTAAGTCCCTGTGCCCCCaagccctcctccccagccttctcctcttcagttttctctttaaaactgTGAAGTACTAACTTTCCGaggcctgccctcccctctccctctgcctaacCACTGGGCGTGGACAGTTTCCCGGCAACCCCTGGAAGGAGGGGGCTCCCCCAAGAGATGGGGCAGGGGCAAAGCAAGGGGGCCTCAGAACATAAAGGCGTGTGTTTCTCAGCCTCTTGTCCTTGGCACAGCTGCCTCCCCATCAGAGCCCACATCATTGAAGCCctccagcccccccacccccgagcccCGTGAAGGGGCTGGCCAGGGGATCCgagctgcccctgccccccagcctcaCAGCCACCAGCACCGCCCACAGGGCccccagatacacacacacacacacacacacacacacacacacacacacacacacacacacagtggacaGACGGGCCGGCAGACACTTGTGGCCCGAGTTCCTCCATTTCCCtggcctgccccaccccacccccgtgccCCCTCCTTGCCCCGCAGGACGGGCCTACAGGGGGCCCCCTCCCGTCACCCCTGCACCCCTGGGTTTGGGGAGCTggctctgccctgccctcctTGCCCCGGGGTTGGGGTCTCATCCCCCCAGAGCCCGCTGGTGCACCTGTTACTGTTGGACTTTCCACTGAGATCTACTGGATAAAgaataaagttatatttattcTACACGTGCCTCAGAGCCTCGCTGCCTCGCCGCCTTCTCTCGGTgtctgggcaggggctgggggttagCTGTGGGCGCTGGGGGGGCCAAGCCGCCTTCAGAGCCTGCCTTGCTGTGCTGGGATCTTTGGAGACCGTGTGGAAGGAGATGGGCCTGCCCTTAGAAAGCCCTTGGTCTAGGGGCTTCCACAGCCCGTTAGGGATCCCAGtgtggagtggggggaggggagaaagggagagccTGCCTGCGCCTTCAGGGAGTCCCCGTTCCGAAGGAGAAAGCCACCTCGGCCCTCAGAGTCCCTAGCCCTTGGGAAGCCAGAGGTTGAGTCTGGGGGGGTCACTTAGTGGCAGAGTTCTATTTTTGGAGTGACCACAGATGACCTTCACAGCAGGAGTGGCAGTTGGCATGGGGACCTGGGTCAGGGGCTTATCGCAAACTAAGAAGAGCTCAGGATTGGGATGAAAACTTGGGAGGCCAGCCCTCTTGTCCCTCTGCCTCCAGGAAGAATTGTCCTGCCCTCCCCTGTCCACCCCTAAGCTCACTTCTGTGGGCAGGAGGCACAGAGGACAGACAGGCGACAGGGCACTTGGATGCTCCTGGTTGAGAGGATGGAGTGTGACAGGCCTTGAGGGTCCTCAGAAGCCAGTTCCCCCCCCTTCCCCGCCACTACAcatcaaggcccagagagggcagtgcccttgcccatggtcacacagcaagttagtggCAGATCGGGGAACAGTACTAAGGGCTCCTACCTCTCAGCCAGGGCTCTTTCCTGGATCCCTGAAGCCCTTGAAGAGGCATCAGGCACTAAGATCTTGGGGACGGGGACGTCTGGGGAGGTGGCAGTGGAGGCTGCGTTTGGGGAGGGTTAGCGGGGCGCCTGGGCGAGAAGAGATTCCTGGGCGGGAAGAGTTCCTTCCACGGGGGTCCACCTGCCATTTATACTTCAGCCATCAGGTGGCGCCAGATCCTCACTTATGTCACAGTCTGGCCCAGGCTGGAGAGGGTGCTGAGGACCGAGGCTCTCTTCCTCTAGCAAATACTTTCTAACACTTTCTAACAGGTTTCTTTATGAACCTGACATAATTTAACATAACATACCaaacacatgctttaaaaagTCACCACGCTGGCAGACGATATTGTAAAGGAGAAATTCAGGGAAAGTACTGTGAACTTCCACGTGTCAATGCTTGGGCCCAATCACTGGGCGGATAGGACACAGTCTTAtacttgcttctctttttttaatgaacatttggaTTTAAAAGAAGTAAGAAGGTCGGAAGCTATTCTGTACAAGGAGCCCAGGAAAATTAAAGAGTATGGGTGGATAAAAACCAAGAACGAATAATAAAaccatgccaaaaaaaaaaaaaagtcccaaacTAAACCCTTAATGTTTTATATGTAAAACAGGGTCAGGTAATTATAAAGAGGCTGTTCACTACGTAAATGTCAGTGGGACATTCTAAAGGAGTGTGTGACAATTCTTTATTGTGGGGGGACATTGGCATTCTTAGCCCCTACCCGCCAAATGCCAAGAGGGTGCCCCTCCCTGCGACGACTAAAGCAGTGACGCCCACACTTACGAAGCGCCCCCCTTGGGATAGTAACTTTGCTGCTGGGGCTCGAGGTTGCGCTGGATGGTTCATAGTTACCTGTAGAGCAGAGTTTCTTATCTACGGCACAAGTGACATTCTGGGCTATGAATTATTTGCTGAGACGGGCCgtcctgcacacagtaggtgtttagCAGCAACCCTGGCTTCTATCCACTAGTCGCACCTTCCCtcaagctgtgacaaccaaataTATCTGCAGACGTTGCccaatgtcccctggggggaaaaatcgcccccagttgagaaccactgctggaGTCTGGTCATCGAGGGCTGACGTGGGCTTTGCCTATGGGAGCACAGGGCAGAGGCATTTAACCAGGCCTGAAGCAGGGCTTGGACGGCTTCCCGGAACAGGTGCTCTCTCCCAGCTAAATCTCTAAGGGGAAGAGTTAGCCAGGTGGAATGCAGAGGTAATAAAAAGCTCCTGGTTGTCAGAAACTATCCCCAGCTCTGTGTTTTAACCATTTTGGGTTTCGGTGGAAAAGGCAGAACAGGTGAAGCTGTAGAGGCTGGGACGGGCTGGTCAAGGCCAATTCAGGAGCTGGACTTGATCCTGAGGGCAATGGCAGTGAAGGATTTGAAGCTAGTGAGTGAGGTGTTCAGATTAGAATTGCAGGGGGCGGGAGCAGAGGCTAGGAAGGGAGTACCCCAGGCCATCGGTGACCGGCTGACCCTGGGCAGCCTCTGAAGGGGTGGAGAAGAGTGGCCAAGGGGAGGAAATGCTTAGGTGGTAAAACAGGAGGACCAGGTGATTGATGGGATATGGAAGGCGGGCAGAGGACGGGCTCTGGCAACAACAGACGGAGGTGGCCAGGGTGGATGGGGACCCCAGCAACTGAGAGGAGAGCTAAGGAAGC harbors:
- the RARA gene encoding retinoic acid receptor alpha isoform X5, giving the protein MLAIETQSSSSEEIVPSPPSPPPLPRIYKPCFVCQDKSSGYHYGVSACEGCKGFFRRSIQKNMVYTCHRDKNCIINKVTRNRCQYCRLQKCFEVGMSKESVRNDRNKKKKEAPKPECSESYTLTPEVGELIEKVRKAHQETFPALCQLGKYTTNNSSEQRVSLDIDLWDKFSELSTKCIIKTVEFAKQLPGFTTLTIADQITLLKAACLDILILRICTRYTPEQDTMTFSDGLTLNRTQMHNAGFGPLTDLVFAFANQLLPLEMDDAETGLLSAICLICGDRQDLEQPDRVDMLQEPLLEALKVYVRKRRPSRPHMFPKMLMKITDLRSISAKGAERVITLKMEIPGSMPPLIQEMLENSEGLDTLSGQAGGGGRDGGGLAPPPGSCSPSLSPSSNRSSPATHSP
- the RARA gene encoding retinoic acid receptor alpha isoform X3; this translates as MSRAAVGGSPGAIETQSSSSEEIVPSPPSPPPLPRIYKPCFVCQDKSSGYHYGVSACEGCKGFFRRSIQKNMVYTCHRDKNCIINKVTRNRCQYCRLQKCFEVGMSKESVRNDRNKKKKEAPKPECSESYTLTPEVGELIEKVRKAHQETFPALCQLGKYTTNNSSEQRVSLDIDLWDKFSELSTKCIIKTVEFAKQLPGFTTLTIADQITLLKAACLDILILRICTRYTPEQDTMTFSDGLTLNRTQMHNAGFGPLTDLVFAFANQLLPLEMDDAETGLLSAICLICGDRQDLEQPDRVDMLQEPLLEALKVYVRKRRPSRPHMFPKMLMKITDLRSISAKGAERVITLKMEIPGSMPPLIQEMLENSEGLDTLSGQAGGGGRDGGGLAPPPGSCSPSLSPSSNRSSPATHSP
- the RARA gene encoding retinoic acid receptor alpha isoform X2, which produces MYESVDVGGLTPTPNPFLVVDFYNQNRACLLPEKGLPAPGPYSTPLRTPLWNGSNHSIETQSSSSEEIVPSPPSPPPLPRIYKPCFVCQDKSSGYHYGVSACEGCKGFFRRSIQKNMVYTCHRDKNCIINKVTRNRCQYCRLQKCFEVGMSKESVRNDRNKKKKEAPKPECSESYTLTPEVGELIEKVRKAHQETFPALCQLGKYTTNNSSEQRVSLDIDLWDKFSELSTKCIIKTVEFAKQLPGFTTLTIADQITLLKAACLDILILRICTRYTPEQDTMTFSDGLTLNRTQMHNAGFGPLTDLVFAFANQLLPLEMDDAETGLLSAICLICGDRQDLEQPDRVDMLQEPLLEALKVYVRKRRPSRPHMFPKMLMKITDLRSISAKGAERVITLKMEIPGSMPPLIQEMLENSEGLDTLSGQAGGGGRDGGGLAPPPGSCSPSLSPSSNRSSPATHSP
- the RARA gene encoding retinoic acid receptor alpha isoform X4 translates to MAQTTVAIETQSSSSEEIVPSPPSPPPLPRIYKPCFVCQDKSSGYHYGVSACEGCKGFFRRSIQKNMVYTCHRDKNCIINKVTRNRCQYCRLQKCFEVGMSKESVRNDRNKKKKEAPKPECSESYTLTPEVGELIEKVRKAHQETFPALCQLGKYTTNNSSEQRVSLDIDLWDKFSELSTKCIIKTVEFAKQLPGFTTLTIADQITLLKAACLDILILRICTRYTPEQDTMTFSDGLTLNRTQMHNAGFGPLTDLVFAFANQLLPLEMDDAETGLLSAICLICGDRQDLEQPDRVDMLQEPLLEALKVYVRKRRPSRPHMFPKMLMKITDLRSISAKGAERVITLKMEIPGSMPPLIQEMLENSEGLDTLSGQAGGGGRDGGGLAPPPGSCSPSLSPSSNRSSPATHSP
- the RARA gene encoding retinoic acid receptor alpha isoform X1; translation: MASNSSSCPTPGGGHLNGYPVPPYAFFFPPMLGGLSPPGALTTLQHQLPVSGYSTPSPATIETQSSSSEEIVPSPPSPPPLPRIYKPCFVCQDKSSGYHYGVSACEGCKGFFRRSIQKNMVYTCHRDKNCIINKVTRNRCQYCRLQKCFEVGMSKESVRNDRNKKKKEAPKPECSESYTLTPEVGELIEKVRKAHQETFPALCQLGKYTTNNSSEQRVSLDIDLWDKFSELSTKCIIKTVEFAKQLPGFTTLTIADQITLLKAACLDILILRICTRYTPEQDTMTFSDGLTLNRTQMHNAGFGPLTDLVFAFANQLLPLEMDDAETGLLSAICLICGDRQDLEQPDRVDMLQEPLLEALKVYVRKRRPSRPHMFPKMLMKITDLRSISAKGAERVITLKMEIPGSMPPLIQEMLENSEGLDTLSGQAGGGGRDGGGLAPPPGSCSPSLSPSSNRSSPATHSP
- the RARA gene encoding retinoic acid receptor alpha isoform X6, with protein sequence MVYTCHRDKNCIINKVTRNRCQYCRLQKCFEVGMSKESVRNDRNKKKKEAPKPECSESYTLTPEVGELIEKVRKAHQETFPALCQLGKYTTNNSSEQRVSLDIDLWDKFSELSTKCIIKTVEFAKQLPGFTTLTIADQITLLKAACLDILILRICTRYTPEQDTMTFSDGLTLNRTQMHNAGFGPLTDLVFAFANQLLPLEMDDAETGLLSAICLICGDRQDLEQPDRVDMLQEPLLEALKVYVRKRRPSRPHMFPKMLMKITDLRSISAKGAERVITLKMEIPGSMPPLIQEMLENSEGLDTLSGQAGGGGRDGGGLAPPPGSCSPSLSPSSNRSSPATHSP